A single window of Sphaerodactylus townsendi isolate TG3544 linkage group LG05, MPM_Stown_v2.3, whole genome shotgun sequence DNA harbors:
- the GLUL gene encoding glutamine synthetase, which translates to MATSASSHLSKAMKQMYMKLPQGEKVQAMYIWIDGTGEFLRCKTRTLEHEPKNVEDLPEWNFDGSSTYQAEGSNSDMYLVPSAMFRDPFRRDPNKLVLCEVLKYNRKAAESNLRHTCKKMMDMVANQHPWFGMEQEYTLLGTDGHPFGWPSNGFPGPQGPYYCGVGSDKAYGRDIVEAHYRACLYAGVNIGGTNAEVMPAQWEFQVGPCEGIEMGDHLWIARFILHRVCEDFGVIVSFDPKPIPGNWNGAGCHANFSTKSMREEGGLKFIEEAIEKLGKRHQYHIRAYDPKGGLDNARRLTGFHETSNIHEFSAGVANRGASIRIPRSVGQVKKGYFEDRRPSANCDPYGVTEALVRTCLLNETGDEPFEYKN; encoded by the exons ATGGCCACCTCGGCGAGTTCTCATCTGAGCAAAGCTATGAAGCAAATGTACATGAAATTGCCTCAAGGGGAAAAGGTGCAAGCCATGTACATATGGATTGATGGGACCGGCGAGTTCCTGAGATGTAAAACCCGGACACTGGAACATGAGCCCAAGAATGTTGAAG ATTTACCAGAGTGGAATTTCGATGGCTCCAGCACCTATCAGGCCGAGGGCTCTAATAGCGACATGTACCTTGTGCCATCTGCCATGTTCCGGGATCCTTTCCGCAGAGACCCCAACAAGTTGGTGCTCTGTGAGGTCTTGAAATACAACCGCAAGGCTGCAG AATCAAATCTAAGGCATACCTGTAAGAAAATGATGGACATGGTAGCTAACCAACACCCTTGGTTTGGAATGGAGCAAGAATATACCCTTCTTGGAACAGATGGACATCCATTTGGTTGGCCATCCAATGGTTTTCCTGGACCACAAG GTCCGTATTACTGTGGCGTCGGTTCCGACAAAGCCTACGGCCGGGACATTGTGGAAGCCCATTATCGGGCCTGCTTATACGCGGGTGTGAACATTGGAGGCACAAATGCAGAAGTGATGCCCGCACAG TGGGAGTTCCAGGTGGGTCCCTGCGAAGGGATTGAGATGGGTGACCACCTCTGGATCGCTCGATTCATCCTTCATAGAGTATGTGAAGATTTTGGCGTCATCGTGTCCTTTGACCCCAAGCCCATCCCCGGGAACTGGAATGGAGCTGGCTGCCATGCTAACTTCAGCACCAAATCTATGAGGGAGGAAGGAGGCCTCAA GTTCATTGAAGAGGCCATTGAGAAGCTGGGCAAACGCCACCAGTACCATATCCGTGCTTACGACCCCAAAGGGGGGCTGGATAACGCCAGGCGCCTGACTGGTTTCCACGAGACGTCCAACATCCATGAATTCTCTGCCGGAGTAGCCAACCGAGGGGCCAGCATCCGCATTCCGAGGAGTGTAGGCCAAGTGAAGAAGGGCTACTTTGAAGACCGCCGACCTTCCGCCAACTGTGACCCTTACGGTGTGACCGAGGCTCTAGTCCGCACTTGTCTCCTCAATGAAACTGGGGACGAACCCTTTGAGTACAAAAACTAA